The following are encoded together in the Buteo buteo chromosome 24, bButBut1.hap1.1, whole genome shotgun sequence genome:
- the PTTG1 gene encoding securin, whose amino-acid sequence MATLIFIDKENGEVGATKNQLRLPSGSSKVLSERTQVNTPLPKKAISTPPATSHSVRRALGNVNRTEGVMSKMEKIRQKNQPCTANKITEKTAGLESCDAVAEEDWPEIENMFSFDPRDFESFDLPEEHKVSNINLCGVPLMIFERTYDSCVNMVPSPVKIKETSWESNLLQSTADFLATLDEIIDMPPPNYDL is encoded by the exons ATGGCAACACTAATCTTTATTGACAAGGAGAATGGTGAAGTTGGTGCCACTAAGAATCAGCTAAGACTCCCTTCAGGATCTT CAAAAGTCTTATCTGAAAGAACACAAGTTAACACTCCACTTCCTAAAAAAGCAATCAGTACACCTCCAGCCACATCTCACTCTGTAAGAAGGGCTCTTGGAAATGTGAATAGAACTGAAGGAGTCATgagcaaaatggaaaagataagacagaaaaatcagCCTTGCACTGCAAACAAA ATTACTGAAAAGACTGCTGGATTAGAAAGCTGTGATGCAGTGGCTGAAGAAGACTGgccagaaatagaaaatatgttttcttttgatccTCGAG ACTTTGAGAGTTTTGATCTTCCTGAAGAGCACAAAGTAAGCAATATCAACCTGTGTGGTGTTCCCCTGATGATATTTGAAAGGACGTATGACAGTTGTGTAAACATGGTTCCTTCACCTGTGAAGATCAAGGAGACTTCATGGGAGTCTA ACTTGTTACAATCAACTGCTGACTTCCTTGCTACCCTGGATGAGATCATTGACATGCCACCTCCTAATTATGACCTTTAA